Proteins encoded within one genomic window of Lynx canadensis isolate LIC74 chromosome B2, mLynCan4.pri.v2, whole genome shotgun sequence:
- the H1-5 gene encoding histone H1.5 — MSETAPAETAAPAPVEKSPAKKKATKKAAGGGAAKRKATGPPVSELITKAVAASKERNGLSLAALKKALAAAGYDVEKNNSRIKLGLKSLVSKGTLVQTKGTGASGSFKLNKKAASGEAKPKAKKAGAAKAKKPSGATPKKPKKAAGAKKAVKKTPKKAKKPAAAGVKKVAKSPKKAKAAAKPKKAAKSPAKPKAVKPKAAKPKAAKPKAAKPKAAKAKKAAPKKK, encoded by the coding sequence ATGTCAGAAACCGCGCCTGCCGAGACGGCTGCCCCGGCGCCGGTGGAGAAGTCACCTGCCAAGAAGAAGGCGACCAAGAAAGCTGCGGGCGGTGGCGCGGCGAAACGCAAGGCCACCGGCCCCCCGGTGTCAGAGCTGATCACCAAGGCGGTCGCCGCCTCCAAGGAGCGCAACGGCCTCTCTCTGGCCGCGCTCAAGAAGGCGCTGGCGGCCGCCGGCTACGACGTGGAGAAGAACAACAGCCGCATCAAGCTGGGCCTCAAGAGCCTGGTGAGCAAGGGCACCCTGGTGCAGACCAAGGGCACCGGCGCCTCGGGCTCCTTCAAGCTCAACAAGAAGGCGGCCTCCGGGGAGGCCAAGCCTAAAGCCAAGAAGGCGGGCGCGGCGAAGGCCAAGAAGCCCTCCGGGGCCACCCCCAAGAAGCCAAAGAAGGCTGCGGGAGCCAAGAAGGCGGTGAAGAAAACTCCGAAGAAGGCGAAGAAGCCCGCGGCTGCCGGGGTCAAGAAGGTGGCCAAGAGCCCCAAGAAGGCCAAGGCCGCCGCCAAGCCCAAGAAGGCGGCGAAGAGCCCAGCCAAGCCCAAGGCTGTGAAGCCGAAGGCGGCCAAGCCCAAAGCCGCCAAGCCCAAGGCAGCGAAGCCCAAGGCTGCCAAGGCGAAGAAAGCGGCCCCGAAAAAGAAGTAG
- the LOC115514808 gene encoding histone H2A type 1-E, protein MSGRGKQGGKARAKAKTRSSRAGLQFPVGRVHRLLRKGNYAERVGAGAPVYLAAVLEYLTAEILELAGNAARDNKKTRIIPRHLQLAIRNDEELNKLLGRVTIAQGGVLPNIQAVLLPKKTESHHKAKGK, encoded by the coding sequence ATGTCCGGACGCGGGAAGCAGGGCGGCAAGGCTCGCGCCAAGGCCAAGACGCGCTCGTCGCGGGCCGGGCTGCAGTTCCCGGTGGGCCGCGTGCACCGGCTGCTCCGCAAGGGCAACTACGCCGAGCGGGTGGGGGCCGGCGCGCCGGTGTACCTGGCGGCCGTGCTGGAGTACCTGACGGCCGAGATCCTGGAGCTGGCGGGCAACGCGGCCCGCGACAACAAGAAGACGCGCATCATCCCGCGCCACCTGCAGCTGGCCATCCGCAACGACGAGGAGCTCAACAAGCTGCTGGGCCGCGTGACCATCGCGCAGGGCGGCGTCCTGCCCAACATCCAGGCCGTGCTGCTGCCCAAGAAGACCGAGAGCCACCACAAGGCCAAGGGCAAATAA